The genomic stretch TTGCAGGGCGACGATCAGCGTGGTGATCAACAGGTCGCCTTCCAGTTTATCATAGAGATATAAGGCCAAAAACGGGCGGAGCATGAAGGTGGAGACGGTGGTTAACATGCTACCCATCGCACGGACCCAGATCGTCGTATCGTAACGGCGATAAATATTTTGAATCCAATTCATAAATGGTCACCCCGATCAAATAGCTAAAATTATTTAACTAAGTATACTCGAAAGATGTGGGGGAGGAATAGCCCCATTTTTCTGAAAGTTGTGGAGGTCTGAAGATGTGGAAAGAGTTGCGCGGAGTCGGTCTGTTTCGCGAACTGTCGGAAGAGTTTTTGAAAATGATCGCGAGCATTACCCACCTCAAAGCGGTGGCGCGCGGTGAGACGATTTTTTTCGAAGGGGACCCGTATACCGCGATGTACGTCGTACGCTCGGGCAAAGTGCGGCTGACCAAGTCAACAGCGGAGGGCAAAGAAATGATCGTCTACATCCGTCAAGACGGTGAGCCGATCGGCGCGGCGATGCTGTTTTTGGAACACCCCTATCCAGCGACCGCACAGGCTATTGAAGATTCGGAGGTCTGGCAGATCCCACATGTCGAATTGGAGCATCTCGTTCGGCAGAATCCAGACTTGTCGATCGCAATCATCCGGCTGCTCGGGGAGCGACTGCTGCAGACGCAGGCGCAGATGCGCGATCTGGCGCTGCAGGATAAATGGGGGGCGCTGATCTCTACGTTGCAACGATTGATCGAAGAATACGGGCGAGTGACGACAAAGGGGACGGTGCTCGATCTCAACCTGTCGCATCAGGAGTTGGCCAAGATGATCGGCTCGACGCGAGAAGGGGTCAATCGTATGATGAGCCAGTTGAAAAAGGCGCAGATCTTAGACGTCGTGCGCGGCGAGATCACCGTGTATGATGCAAAGAAGTTGCAACTGTTTTTGAAAGACTGATCGCAGGGCGTCCGGAAACGGGCGCTTTTCTTATGAAAAGATTCGCGCAGAGAAGTTTTTGATGACCGATTTGGTTTCGAAATCGTCAGGCGCAACGCGTTCTTTTTTCTCTCGCTGAGGGCGCTGGTTGGCCCCGCCCAATTTTCGATGAACAAGGACACATGAGGAGCAGGCGCATATACTGCCAGTGACATATGACTAAGGAGGGCGACCGGTTTGAAGGTACACACCGTCCAAAAGGGAGACTCCCTCTGGAAAATTTCAAAGCTGCATGGTCTCACGCTTGACGAGTTGATCGCTGCGAACCCGCAGATTGCCAACCCCGACCAACTGGAGGTCGGCATGGTGGTCAAACTCCCAGATGGGGGACCAGGAACCCCGATGCCAATCGAAGGTGAAGGGCCGGGCAGCAGCACGGTCCCGTCTGCTCAGGAGCCGAAGAAGGAAGTAGAAGGGCCGGGCACACACGTTTCGCCCAGTCATGCTCCGATTAACGTCGGAACCGGAGGCCCCGCACCTGCGTACCCGTCCGTCCCGAAATGGGATGGCTTGTGGAAGTATGTTGTCAAACAAGGCGACAGCATGTTTAAGATCGCCAAGCAAGTTGGGGTCACACTTGACCAACTAAAAGCGGCCAACCCGCAAGTTCCAAATGCGGATTCGATCTATGTCGGTCAAGTTTTGAATATCCCGTCTGCGGGACTCAAGCCCAAATATGGTAACAACCCGGGCCACTCATCTCCGATGAGCAAGGAGCAGCTGACCGCTCCAATCGTTCAACCGCCGCTGATGCCCAAGGAGCAACTGACCGCTCCGATCGTTCAACCGCCGCTGATGCCCAAGGAGCAATTGACCGCTCCGATCTTTCAACCGCCGCTGATGCCCAAAGAACAACTGACTTTACCAAAGGAGATGGCGCCTGTGGAACAACCGATCGTGCACCCCCCGGTGGTACATCCGCCGCAAATGGTTTCCCCGATTGAGATGAACATTCAGTACGCACCGCACATGAACTACGCACCGCATGAAGAAAACGTGCAAGTGCAACAAATGCAAATGATGCCGCAGCCTGTACAGCACCACCCGATGATGCTGATGTACATCCCGGTTTCCCATAAGAAAAAGCATAAAAAGCACAAAAAATGCTGCCATAAAAAAACGAAACATCACGTCTGCAAATGCGGTGGACACAAACATCATTTCATCCATCCTCAGCTTCATCTGTATGGGAACGTTCACCACGACACGATGCTGTACCACCAGCACATGCAGATGGCGCACGGCGGCGGGATGGGCATGATGCCGAAGACGTTCTATCGCGAGGACGAATAAAATTTATAGCAAGGGAAGCCCGACCGGCTTCCCTTTTGTATGGAAAGGGGGGAGTCGCTTGGGACTCTGCTGACAGACAACCTGCTCAGCAAGCTTGAGCGGGCCTACGGGCTCACGTTTATGCAAGCGGTCAAACTTCGCACAGTGACGGGCCTTCGCACCAGCGGCGGAGCGATGATTCTCAAGCGTTATGAAGGCGAAGGAATGAAAAAGCGTCTGGATGCGATCGGAGTCGCTTTGGATGCGGTCGTCTGTGCCGGTGTGGAGATCGCCCCCTATTTGAAAACGAAAGAGCAGAACATGTACATCAGTGACCGAGGAGGGCTGTGGACGTTGCAGCCTTGGCTTTCGGGACGGCATTTGTCGATGTATGATCCCAAGGAACGCAAGGCTGCGGCTGTGTCGCTTGGCGCTTTGCACCGCGTCCCCACGGCAAAACTGGTTGAGAAGACCTCCTCTCTGCGCGTACCGCCACTATGGGAAAAGTACCGCCATCGTTTGGAGCGCGCTCAAGAAGCGACCTATCGCATCGGTGCATTGGGTGAGCTGTGGCGGCCGTTTGCGGAACGGGCGAAGCAGGCGGTGCGGGAGTTGCAAGGTCCTCGATTTTTGCAAGCGTTGGAGCGGGACAATCGCAGTGGCGCCTTTTGCCACCGTGATCCGGCACCGCATAATTTTATCTGGCAGGAAAAGTCGGCCGCTCTGATCGACTTCGATCTCGCGGGGCTCGACGTGCGCGTGCATGATCTCTACCAGTTGCTCAACCATGCGCTCTACTTGAACGGACATGAAACGGGACTGTTTCAAGAGATGGTCGAAGCGTATGATCGTACCTATCCTTTGTGCGAGGATAACAGACGCGTTCTTGAGGCCCTGATGTCCTATCCGTCACTGGTGATTCGAGAGTGGTATGATTATGGTAAAACTGGAAATCGCAAAGCGCTACTGCCACGTTTGGAATGGGCGGCCCTACAGGAAGAGAAGCGGTATAAAGAGTTTAAGGGAAAATAAAAAGGCACAGCGATTTAATGCTGTGCCTTTTCTTCTTGCGATCTATTGTACGTTGGTGACCTGGTCTGAGTCATCTCCAACATTTTCATCTTCGACCGACGCGATCATCGTCAGTCCAAATCCTACAGTACCTACCAACAGTACAAGCGCGATCACTTCAGCAACCAAGACACCATCGCCCCTTTCAGGAAAATTGTTTTCATATAAATAGACGGAATAGGGATGTAAAAGGTTTCAGAGAAATTAGAACTTTTTTTGTAAGAAATTATAGGAAAAGCTCCATCTTCAAAGATAACGCATAGTGAATTCCCCCTCTGTTATACTCAATTTACCTGGTGGAAGCATTTTTTTATTGGAAAAAATCGAGTTCCACAGAGCGGGTCATCTTTTCGCAAAATCACATTATGTCTACCTGATACTGCCATAGCTTTCTGTGTTGTTCTATGTTAAAAAGGAAATGTATGTTCGGCATCGAATACGTTCCTACCGAACGACTAAGGAGGCATTGCCAACATGCGGATACTTGGAATCGACCCAGGATACG from Tumebacillus algifaecis encodes the following:
- a CDS encoding Crp/Fnr family transcriptional regulator, encoding MWKELRGVGLFRELSEEFLKMIASITHLKAVARGETIFFEGDPYTAMYVVRSGKVRLTKSTAEGKEMIVYIRQDGEPIGAAMLFLEHPYPATAQAIEDSEVWQIPHVELEHLVRQNPDLSIAIIRLLGERLLQTQAQMRDLALQDKWGALISTLQRLIEEYGRVTTKGTVLDLNLSHQELAKMIGSTREGVNRMMSQLKKAQILDVVRGEITVYDAKKLQLFLKD
- a CDS encoding LysM peptidoglycan-binding domain-containing protein, encoding MKVHTVQKGDSLWKISKLHGLTLDELIAANPQIANPDQLEVGMVVKLPDGGPGTPMPIEGEGPGSSTVPSAQEPKKEVEGPGTHVSPSHAPINVGTGGPAPAYPSVPKWDGLWKYVVKQGDSMFKIAKQVGVTLDQLKAANPQVPNADSIYVGQVLNIPSAGLKPKYGNNPGHSSPMSKEQLTAPIVQPPLMPKEQLTAPIVQPPLMPKEQLTAPIFQPPLMPKEQLTLPKEMAPVEQPIVHPPVVHPPQMVSPIEMNIQYAPHMNYAPHEENVQVQQMQMMPQPVQHHPMMLMYIPVSHKKKHKKHKKCCHKKTKHHVCKCGGHKHHFIHPQLHLYGNVHHDTMLYHQHMQMAHGGGMGMMPKTFYREDE
- a CDS encoding phosphotransferase, translated to MERGESLGTLLTDNLLSKLERAYGLTFMQAVKLRTVTGLRTSGGAMILKRYEGEGMKKRLDAIGVALDAVVCAGVEIAPYLKTKEQNMYISDRGGLWTLQPWLSGRHLSMYDPKERKAAAVSLGALHRVPTAKLVEKTSSLRVPPLWEKYRHRLERAQEATYRIGALGELWRPFAERAKQAVRELQGPRFLQALERDNRSGAFCHRDPAPHNFIWQEKSAALIDFDLAGLDVRVHDLYQLLNHALYLNGHETGLFQEMVEAYDRTYPLCEDNRRVLEALMSYPSLVIREWYDYGKTGNRKALLPRLEWAALQEEKRYKEFKGK